TCTGCTTATCTACATCAGTAATGTTGGCCACGCCAACGGTATGCGAAAAACGTTGGCCGTGTCAATGAATTGGTATGCTGGCTCGATGGCCGAAGAACTCGCTCCTCGTTTCGCGCTGAGGGCCACGTGGAGGCTCTCTACGGTCGCGCAGCGTTCGCACCAGTTGCTCGCGGGCGCGTTCGCAGAGCGCGGCCGGCGCGGCTACGACTATCGTGTGCTCGCTGCGCTCGCCCATTTCGGTGAACTCCATCAGGCGGCGATCGGCCGGCATACCGGCCTTGATCCGAGTGACGTGACCCAGACTGTTCGCGATCTCGAGGCGGCTGGAGACCTCACCCGGCGACCGAGCAGCGAAGACCGACGCCGTATGGTGATCGCGATCACCCCAGCCGGCACTCGCACCCTCGACTACCTGGATTCAGCGATCGACCGGGCTGAGACTGCCCTGCTGGCGCCCTTGAGCGACGCCCAACGCGAGCGACTCCTCGAGTGTCTGGAGGTGTTGGCAGAGGCGTACGATCCAGATTGACGGCGCTCGCCGGCGAGCCAGCTCCGCGGGGCTCCGGTGCGGGAGTGGGTCATGAAACTGAGCCGAGGCGGCAGCGGATGTCACGTGCTCTGGCTTGCTCACGCGTCGGCTGCCTTGACCTCCTGGCGATGCACCTTCTCGATGCCGTCGAGGATCAGCTCGAGCCCGAACCCGAACTCGTTGCCGTAGGCGTAGCCGGGCTGGAGAATGAGCGTCACCGCCATCTCCGCCAGGTTCGGGAACGCGTTCGACATCATCTCCTGCTGCGCCATGATGTCTTCGGTGGCGGCGCCGATGTCGCCCGACGCGTCGAGCGGCAGGGTCGCCTCCTGCATGGCGAACCCCTGCACGTAGCTGTCGAGCAACGACATCGCGTGGCCGACGAGGGGCATCGAGAATCCGGCAGCGCGAAGCACACCGATGGTCGCGTCGAGATGCCCGAGGGTCGCCGGGCCGGGCGACGTGCGTGCGTCGAGGTTGATGGCCCACGGATGCCGCGCCAGCACCGCGCGCGCCGACTCGGCGCGCTCGAGCATGGCCGTCCTCCATCCGACGCCGGGCCGGGGCACGGCCATTTCCGAGTACACGACGTCGAGCATCCCGTCGAGGATGTCGTTCTTCCCCTTCATGTGGTAGTACAGCGACATCGGCGTGATGCTCAGCTCGGTCGCGAGCTTGCGCATGCTGACGGACTCGATTCCGCCCGCATCGGCGAGTTCGACCGCTCGCCGCACTGCTCGCTCGCGCGTCACGGGTTCCCTGGTCGCTGCCGCCGTTTCACTTTGCGCGCCTGACACTTCGCCTCCGGTCTTCGGCCTATCGGCCATCCGTGATCATCCCGTCGACGAAACCATACACCGTATGGTAGCGTTCAATCAAATGACCATACGGTGTATGATTCGTCACTTTTTGAGATAGGTCACAGCATGAACACCACGCGAAACCCGGAACGGCTCGCAGCACGCTGGGTGGGGGTGCTCATGTTGAGCGCCTTCCTCCTCTACGGCATCGGGAGCATGCTCGCGACGAGTGCCGCCGCTG
The Agromyces albus DNA segment above includes these coding regions:
- a CDS encoding MarR family winged helix-turn-helix transcriptional regulator — protein: MKEHECRTLAVLFEMHGGVEYRDGGHARRFLLIYISNVGHANGMRKTLAVSMNWYAGSMAEELAPRFALRATWRLSTVAQRSHQLLAGAFAERGRRGYDYRVLAALAHFGELHQAAIGRHTGLDPSDVTQTVRDLEAAGDLTRRPSSEDRRRMVIAITPAGTRTLDYLDSAIDRAETALLAPLSDAQRERLLECLEVLAEAYDPD
- a CDS encoding TetR/AcrR family transcriptional regulator; this translates as MTRERAVRRAVELADAGGIESVSMRKLATELSITPMSLYYHMKGKNDILDGMLDVVYSEMAVPRPGVGWRTAMLERAESARAVLARHPWAINLDARTSPGPATLGHLDATIGVLRAAGFSMPLVGHAMSLLDSYVQGFAMQEATLPLDASGDIGAATEDIMAQQEMMSNAFPNLAEMAVTLILQPGYAYGNEFGFGLELILDGIEKVHRQEVKAADA